One segment of Carya illinoinensis cultivar Pawnee chromosome 13, C.illinoinensisPawnee_v1, whole genome shotgun sequence DNA contains the following:
- the LOC122290927 gene encoding uncharacterized protein LOC122290927 produces the protein MTTEEPPKTTPINRNPKDPSSPYFLNHNDGPATLLTTHPLTAENYHSWARTVCRTLRIKKKLGFIDGTLLEPPSIDALLEPWLECNDIIITWLQNAMSLEIKNSVVYVGTAHDLWTELEQHFAQNNGPRIYELKQSIHNLTQGDDSVSLYFSKLKGLLDELLNFEFIPSCLCGAMKLVLENQQRDWMMKFLMGLNVSFSNIKAQIILLKPIPSLSEVYGLVQQEEKRKQISFPPTLHDTF, from the coding sequence ATGACTACTGAAGAACCTCCTAAAACTACTCCCATAAACCGTAACCCAAAGGACCCTTCTAGTCCTTACTTTCTTAACCACAATGATGGTCCAGCAACACTACTCACCACCCATCCCCTTACTGCTGAAAACTACCACTCCTGGGCACGCACAGTATGTCGCACAttgagaattaaaaagaaattgggTTTCATTGATGGTACTCTTCTTGAACCCCCTTCCATCGATGCCTTGTTAGAACCATGGCTTGAATGTAATGATATAATTATAACTTGGCTCCAAAATGCAATGTCCCTTGAAATCAAAAACAGTGTTGTTTATGTTGGCACTGCCCATGATTTGTGGACTGAACTCGAGCAACATTTTGCCCAAAACAATGGGCCACGCATCTATGAATTAAAACAATCCATCCACAACCTTACTCAAGGTGATGATTCTGTCAGCCTTTACTTCTCCAAACTGAAAGGTTTGTTGGATGAACTTCttaattttgagtttattcCTTCATGCTTATGCGGTGCCATGAAACTTGTTCTTGAGAATCAACAACGAGATTGGATGATGAAATTTCTTATGGGCCTCAATGTTTCATTCAGCAACATCAAAGCTCAGATTATTCTTCTCAAACCCATCCCATCCTTGAGTGAAGTTTATGGTCTCGTTCAACAAGAAGAGAAGCGTAAGCAGATCTCCTTCCCTCCTACTCTCCATGACACATTTTAG